One Brassica napus cultivar Da-Ae chromosome C2, Da-Ae, whole genome shotgun sequence DNA window includes the following coding sequences:
- the LOC111202609 gene encoding uncharacterized protein LOC111202609 isoform X2: MQGGPEKLSFNRSTGTFGVITNNPTISLGLLDPYKQQAVNFNNLNHQKTLELHNQYKALEERAVFCLKAKDKVIEEMTRKSLAKEAQLKKALAEAEFWKKSLEQKSAVCSDLAGRLLEIKRRETKTKVVAERKYAEEAESSTGENSDNVLDTARTRGCKRRRL; the protein is encoded by the exons ATGCAAGGAGGTCCAGAGAAGTTGTCATTCAATAGGTCAACAGGTACCTTCGGAGTAATCACAAATAATCCAACCATATCGCTAGGCTTGCTCGATCCGTATAAACAACAAGCAGTTAACTTCAACAATTTG AACCACCAGAAGACATTAGAATTGCATAATCAATATAAGGCTCTCGAGGAAAGAGCCGTGTTTTGTCTTAAAGCAAAAGACAAAGTCATCGAAGAGATGACGAGAAAGTCCTTAGCTAAGGAGGCTCAACTGAAGAAAGCTTTAGCAGAAGCCGAGTTTTGGAAGAAGTCGTTGGAGCAGAAAAGTGCTGTGTGTAGCGATCTTGCTGGGAGGCTCTTGGAAATAAAGAGAAGAGAGACGAAGACTAAAGTGGTAGCGGAGAGGAAATATGCAGAGGAGGCTGAGTCGTCTACTGGTGAAAATAGTGACAACGTTTTAGACACGGCAAGGACCCGTGGGTGTAAAAGACGCCGTCTATGA
- the LOC111202609 gene encoding uncharacterized protein LOC111202609 isoform X1, producing the protein MQGGPEKLSFNRSTGTFGVITNNPTISLGLLDPYKQQAVNFNNLVQNHQKTLELHNQYKALEERAVFCLKAKDKVIEEMTRKSLAKEAQLKKALAEAEFWKKSLEQKSAVCSDLAGRLLEIKRRETKTKVVAERKYAEEAESSTGENSDNVLDTARTRGCKRRRL; encoded by the exons ATGCAAGGAGGTCCAGAGAAGTTGTCATTCAATAGGTCAACAGGTACCTTCGGAGTAATCACAAATAATCCAACCATATCGCTAGGCTTGCTCGATCCGTATAAACAACAAGCAGTTAACTTCAACAATTTGGTACAG AACCACCAGAAGACATTAGAATTGCATAATCAATATAAGGCTCTCGAGGAAAGAGCCGTGTTTTGTCTTAAAGCAAAAGACAAAGTCATCGAAGAGATGACGAGAAAGTCCTTAGCTAAGGAGGCTCAACTGAAGAAAGCTTTAGCAGAAGCCGAGTTTTGGAAGAAGTCGTTGGAGCAGAAAAGTGCTGTGTGTAGCGATCTTGCTGGGAGGCTCTTGGAAATAAAGAGAAGAGAGACGAAGACTAAAGTGGTAGCGGAGAGGAAATATGCAGAGGAGGCTGAGTCGTCTACTGGTGAAAATAGTGACAACGTTTTAGACACGGCAAGGACCCGTGGGTGTAAAAGACGCCGTCTATGA
- the LOC125581750 gene encoding GDSL esterase/lipase EXL4-like encodes MLDMCREKILVLALFSIYFISAVDANGSFPALLAFGDSILDTGNNNFLLTFMRANIWPYGRSYTMKVPTGRFGNGRVFSDIIAEGLGIKKTLPAARKFFIAPSDLKTGVCFASGGAGVDPVTSRLMRVLKPSDQISDYKKYIMKLKVVAPTQANSIIANAVYLVSQGNNDLGISFFMTRSAFMRGYVTSGLYTTRLTSWNKKFMKQMYDQGARKFAVMGVIPLGCLPMTRVFGRCNLFGNMLAERYNGKLRNGVKTWPSEAGFRGAKFVYVDMFGTLMDVMKNYRKYGFSNANNGCCCMPTAIIPCINPHNHVFYDFVHPSEKAYKTISKRLVQDIKKGLA; translated from the exons ATGTTAGATATGTGTAGGGAAAAAATATTGGTGTTAGCATTATTTTCCATTTATTTCATATCAGCCGTAGATGCGAATGGATCATTTCCTGCGCTTTTGGCTTTTGGAGATTCAATACTTGATACAGGTAACAACAATTTTCTTCTGACTTTTATGAGAGCAAATATCTGGCCATATGGGAGAAGCTACACAATGAAAGTGCCCACGGGAAGATTTGGAAATGGAAGAGTTTTCTCCGATAtaattg CCGAGGGTTTGgggataaaaaaaactttaccaGCTGCTCGTAAGTTTTTCATTGCTCCAAGCGACCTCAAAACTGGTGTTTGTTTCGCTTCAGGTGGTGCAGGAGTTGACCCTGTTACATCTAGACTAATG AGAGTTTTAAAGCCGAGCGACCAAATAAGTGATTACAAAAAGTACATAATGAAGCTAAAGGTCGTAGCTCCTACACAAGCAAATTCGATCATTGCAAACGCAGTGTATCTTGTTTCTCAAGGAAATAATGATCTTGGAATCTCGTTTTTTATGACTCGATCTGCATTCATGCGAGGATATGTGACGAGTGGTTTGTACACCACTAGACTAACTAGTTGGAACAAAAAATTTATGAAA CAAATGTATGATCAAGGAGCCAGAAAATTCGCAGTGATGGGAGTGATACCGTTGGGATGTTTGCCTATGACAAGAGTCTTCGGTAGGTGTAACTTGTTCGGAAATATGTTAGCTGAAAGGTACAACGGAAAATTGAGGAATGGTGTTAAAACTTGGCCAAGCGAAGCCGGTTTTCGTGGTGCAAAGTTTGTCTATGTCGACATGTTCGGCACTCTTATGGATGTCAtgaaaaattatagaaaatacg GATTTAGTAATGCGAACAATGGGTGTTGTTGTATGCCTACAGCGATAATACCTTGCATAAATCCTCATAATCATGTCTTTTATGACTTTGTTCATCCCTCGGAGAAAGCCTACAAAACCATTTCCAAAAGGCTGGTCCAGGATATCAAGAAAGGCCTTGCCTAG